The Candidatus Binataceae bacterium genome includes the window CAGGTCTGAAAGCTGAAATAGAAATCGTCGGGAAGTTGGCGGCCGGCAGCCTGGGCGCCCGCGCGCAATTCGGCGATATGATGGCGCCCGATTTCGGGATTCTTGGTTGAGGTGGTCCAGCCGTCGGCTAATTCGCCGGCCAGGCGGATAGCCTTGCTGCCGTTGGCCGCGATCAGGATCGGAATCCGATTTTCCAGATTGATGTAATGGCGATCCAGATGCATGAACTTGATCAGTCGGGGTTCGCCCTTGTAGGGATAATTCACCTCTTCGCCATTGAGCAGTCCTCGTACTACCCGCACGTATTCGCGCAGCGTCGCCAATGAGGATGGCTTGCGCCCGATCAGCCGCACAGAGGTATGGCCGGTGCTGATTCCGAAAAAGACCCGTCCCGGCGCCAGCCGATTGATAGTCGCGATCGCGCAGGCCGATACCGGCGCGATGCGCAAAGCGGGCGATGTGATGCCGGTGCCGATCAAAATGCGACTGGTGTTGGCAGCTATTAGCGCCAGGGTGGCATAGGGATCGGACCAGATCATTTCCGAATCCGGAATCGCTACGCGGTCAAAGCCCAGCTCCTCAGCGTAGCGTGCAAGCGGCCATTTATCGATGTGGGTGTCCAAAGTAACGCTGAATTGCATACTAAATATTGTCCTGCTCCGGTGTCCCCAGTCCAGTCGGAATGGTCCAATCCGCGTGGCAGTGGCGCAAGCTACTTGAAAGCGGGCATAATGAGCCGGGCGAATTCCTCGAACACGGCGCGGTCGCAATCTGCCGGCGGATAGAGATGAAGCTCGGCAAAGCCGATTTGCTCCATTGCTCGGATTCGATCGATGATTTCCTCGGCGCTGCCCACCAGGCAAATCGCCGCGATCGCTTCGGGAGTGATGAAGCGGCGCTCCCGCGCGGTCACGAACGTGCAGTGGCCTTCGTGAATTTGGCGAAAGCGCGCGACCGCGGGCAGGCTCATGTGCTCGACATGAGCGACGTATTCCTCCCAAATGGAGGCGAAGAAGGGGGGGACGGTTTCATCCCGGCGCCCGCTCTTGTTCCACAGCTCCCAGGCAATATGCAAAACGCAGGCGACATGCGCCCCGGTCCGATCGATCACCCGCTCCGAGCGCAAACTTTCGCCCGGGCGCAGGACGCAAGTGGTGGTTTGAAAGGTGGTATGAAAAGCAGCCGGCAGTGAGCGGGCACCCCGACGCGCTCCATCTTGCAATCGTCGCAAACCAGCCGCGCCCACGGCCGGAGCGATCGTGTGAGTAATCCAACCGTCGGCGATTTCTCCGGCCAACTCAGTGGCCTGCGCGGCATTGGCGGCAATATAAATCGGAATGCGATGATCGAGATCGAGATAGGCGCGGTCGCGATGCATGAATTTTATTAGACGTGGTTCGCCCTGATAGGGGTAATCGACCTCCTCACCGTCGAGCAGCGCGCGCACGACCCGGACGTATTCACGCAAACTGGCTAAGCTTGCCGGAGGCCGCCCCACCAGGCGCATCGAAGTGTGGCCCGTCCCTAGCCCTAGAAAGACCCGGCCGGGAGCTATCCGGTTGATAGTCGCGATTGCGCATGCAGTGACTGGAGCCAGGCGCGAGCCCGGGTTGGAAACCCCGGTGCCCAGGGCGATGCGCCGGGTGTTGGCCGCGGCTAGCGCGAGGATTGCATAGCAATCCGACCAAATCATCTCTGAGTCCGGGACATAGGCTCGATCGTAGCCAAGCTCTTCGGCGTGGCGAATCAGCGGCCACTTGTCGATGTGGCTATCGATCATGATGGCAAATTGCATCGGCTATTTCGTGGGTCGAGTAGGCGTCGCGCTCTCCATCTCTTGTTGAGGCCGCGCCCCCCTTTGAGCCGGCGCGAGCATCGACAAGCGCGCCAGGGAAGAATCAATACGAGAGTGGAAGAAACATGGGGCTCCCGAGGTTCACGAGATGGGCTACCGATGGGAGAGCGCTGCTCCTGATTGCTTTGGGCCGGATCGGCCTGCTGCTTGAAAGGCAGCAGGCTGCATGACAGTAGCCTTGCATCCTCAATCTTTTTCCCCTGACCGGGCGAGATAATAGCGTGGGGGTTAGTTGGGAGACTTTCTCCCCCGCTAGGCTTCCTCGTCGGTAATCACCACAGCACTGACTTCGCTTTCGCCCACCTGCGCGTTTGCCCCGGCGGGCGTGCGGCTCAGCGCGATCAGCTCGCGCAGCGCTTCGAGCGCTTGGCGCAATTCCGCAGCAATCGCTGCGAGGCTGGCCACCGCCTCGGTAAGGGCGCTGTTGGCCGCGCTCGGCGCGGGAGCGCGACTGGGGCGACGAACGGCGCGTCGCGCCGTGGTGATTTTGCCGGGACGTTTGCTCCCGCTCTTGGCTTTAGCCTTGGGGGCGGGGCGCGGCGGCATGGCCGTGGCTTTCTTTTTCATCGTCGTACCTCGAACGCTAAGCCGGCGCTAAGCGTCGGCGGGGGTTGCCACGAGCTCGCCCCGGCTTCGGGAGACGTGCCTGGAATCCTGCGGGACGCGCCCCTGAATTATGAGCGGTGTGCGGCGCGAAGTGCAACCGTTTGCGCCGCACACCGCTCAAGTTCAGCCCAACGGACCCTGAAAAGTCTGGTCCAGGTAGGTGTCGGACAGCGCTTCCAGGTGGTCCGGCCAATTGGACGCCACCGGACGGCGCAGTTCTTTGGGGCGTGGCTTGCCGTCCCATCCGATCTGCTCCATGTAGTAGTAAAGTTGGATGCAGTTGCCCTCGGGATCCAACGCATGGGCGGCGTAATCGATCCCCGGATAGAGATCGGGTGGAATGGTGTCGTTGAAATGTACGCCCTGTTCCTTGAGGAACCGCACCGCGTTGCGCAACTGCTCGTAGCTGCCGACTTCGCATCCGAAGCTCATCAGGCTGCCGCGCGGGTTGAGGTTGAACCCAGCACGCAGCTCCACCGGAAACAGTCCCAGGCTGTGATGCTCGGTGCCATTGCGCATGAAAACGCATCGCCGCCCTTTGAAATTGACCTCTTCGGTTCGGATGAAGCCTAAAATGTCGCTATAGAAGGCCTCGGCCGCGGCCAAATCCTTGACAAACAGCCCCACCGGTCCGATTCGGGTGATCTTGAAGGGGCGGGGCAGAAGCACGCCGCCGACGTTATATTTGCGCTCGCCGCTGTCGGCCAAACGCTGGCCGGAGAGCGGATTGATGCCTTTTTGGTAGGCTTCCTCCAGCTCGATTTCTTCGCCGATTTGCGGCAATTGCGGGGTCTCGTTGAAGCGCCGGTAATACATCTCGCGCGGCTTGCTTTGCAGGTTCCAGCCCACCTGCTCCATTCCGTAATACAGCTCGATGGTGTGGCCGTCGGGATCCTTCATGTAAACGTGCCAGTTGCTGCCGGGCATGTCGCGCCCGGTGCGCACTACCGGAACTTCGCGCTTCCGCAGGTAATCGATGGCCTGCACTACCTCGTTGAGGGTTCCCAACTGCCAGGTGATCTGATTGGTGTTGACCTCGGGATAGCGCGCGTCGCCCATCAGGGAATGATGCCCGATGACGAAGGCGTGGTGGTCGGTGCCATAGGTAGTGAAAATCAGGCGTGGGTCTTTGACTGCACCTAGCTGCTGAGCGCGTGGCGATTGGCTCAGGTCGATCACGTCGCTGACCCGAAAGCCGAGCAGCTCGCTGTAGAAGTGGCGCCCAGCATCCAGATCGCCTAAGTTGATGCCGAAGTGGCCCAGGCGGCGAATCTTGAACGGTCTATCCATCAGGACGCCGCCGACATCGTATTTGCCTTGCTCGTTGGCCATTTGATTTCTCCTCGCTGGTTTAATGCGGCCTATCCTCGGATTTGATTTTGTCGTGTCCGCCTGTGCTTTCCAATCCTGCTGCCCAGTCCGGCGCCATTTGTCCGCAGTCTACCACCGAGAGGGCAAATTTAATAACGGCAGCAGCCCTTCTTCACGCCGCTTTCGCCGGCTCTCCCCGGTAAAGGTTTTTGCCAACAGCGGCATTATTCTGGTATTGCCATATCGACTGGTATTGCCATATCGACCGCCTTGCCGGCGAGGCGGTCGTGGGAGGCCGCGCAATGGGTGAGATTCTCGGATTGGGAGTGACCCACTACCCCTCCTTGACGGTGGCGGATGAGGGGATGCTGTGGCTATTCAAGCACATCCTCTCCGCGCCCCTTATCGATCACCGCTACAAGGATCGCCGGAATTGGCCGGCCCCGATGGCGGCCGAGATGGGCGAGGACGAGGGGCTGAGCGCGGGGCGCCGCTACCGGGCGCGGATGTGGGAGAATTTTCGCCGCATCCGGCGCCAAATCGACGATTTTGCTCCGGACTTCGTGGTAATTTTCGGCGACGACCAGTACGAAAACTTTCGCGACGATATCATCCCGCCCTTCTGCATTCTGGGGCTGGATGACGATTTTGCCCTGCGCCCCTGGCTGCGTGGTGGCACTTATAAGCAGAAGAATTACTGGGGTGAGCCCGACGCTTGGAGCATGCCCCTCCATGGCCATCGCGAGGGGGCCAAATACCTTACCACCGGTCTGCTGCGGCGCGGGATCGCGATGCCCTATGCCTATCGCCCGCTGCACCATCCCGGCCTGGCTCACGCCTTCACCAACACCCTGCTTTACCTGGATTGCGACCGCCGCGGCTTCCCCTACCCGGTCGTTCCCTTTGACGTCAATTGCTACGGCAGCGTGGTGATCCAATCTCATGGCGGCTGGGCTCATCTGTTCAAGGAAGCGAGCGAGGAAAGTCAGCCCGACCCACCCGGCCCGGCCCCGGCATTGTGCATGGAAGTGGGCGCCAAGCTGGCCCAAACGCTGCGCGAAAGCCCTTATCGGGTCGCCTTGATTGCGTCATCGAGCTGGTCGCATTGCTTTCTGACTCCCACCAATGGCTGGGTGCTGCCCGACTACGAGGCCGACCGCCTGATGCTGGAGGCATTGTCGCGCGGCGATTACGAGTTTTGGCGCACCCGCTCTATCGCCCAGATCGAGCGGGCGGGTCAGCACGAGATGCTTAACTGGATGGTGTTGGCCGGGGCGATGGCGGAGCTGGGGCTGACGCCCCGGGTGCATGACTATATCGAGACCTACATTTTCCAATCCGACAAATGCTTTGTCTCGTTCCCGGTAGCCTGAAGCCGGATTTGCCTAGCCGGTCTTAACTGCCAGATCGACCGCCGGCGAAGCGCTGGCGCGCCATTTGGCGGGAAAAACCAGCGTGCTGAGGAGGGCGGACAACAGAATTACGCCACCTGCCAGTTCGAAGGCCAGAGTATAGCTGCGGGTCAAGTCAAAGAGCAGGCCGGCGATAATCGGGCCGCTGGCGTGTCCCAGCGCATCGGCGCACGAGAAGCCACCGCTGAGGGTGGCGAAGCGCCGAGGCCCCAGCGCTTCCAGCATCAGTACCGGTAGTACGCCGCGGTAGCCCATGTCCAACCCCCACAGGACGATATAAGCCAGTGTCGCCGCCAGACGCCAATGCGGATCGCGCACAGCCAGGATGCTGAGTAGGCCCAGCGCGAGCAGGGTCAAGGTCAGCGCGGTCATCAGCTTGGGGCCGTAACGGTCGGCCAGCGCGCCGGCCAGGATTAGCCCGACTCCGGAGAGAAAGGCTTGGACGCCGAAGATGCTGGCGGCGGCGCCGGCCGTATAGCCGCTGCCGACCAGGAAGGGAATTGCGTGTACATAGCCGGCCCCTTGGCCCAGCGCGCTGAAAAAGGCGACTGCTACCACCAGCCAATAAGCGGAGGTGCGCAGCGCTGGGCCCAGATCCAAGCCGGGCAGTTCGTGCGCGGGTCGGTCGCGGGTGGCGATCTCACCGGCCGGCCGGCCGCTGATCAGAAGCAGGTCGACCGGCAGCGCCACCAACAGCATCGGCACGGCCACCGCCCGCATCGCGATACGCCATCCGGTATGAGCGATGATTGCGGTCAGAATGCGCGGGGCCAGCGCCATCCCGATCGCCACGCCCATCCCGGCAATTCCAATCGCCATCGCGCGCTGGTTGGGAAACCAGCTCGTGCCCAGGACATAAATCGGAACCCAGGCGGCAAATGAGGCGCCCACTCCCATCATCGCGTAGCACAGGACCAATGGCGTGAGCGCATGTATATGGCTGCCAAGCAGACAGCCGGTGGCGGCGGATAGAATCCCCAATGCCACTACCCAACGGGCCGAGATGTGATCCAGCAGCCAGCCCGAGCCCAGCGCTGCTGCGCCCATCGATAAGGCGTAGGCGGTGGCGATTCGCGAGGCCTGTTCGTGGCTCCAGCCGAACTCCCGGATAAAAGGAAGGATGAACACTCCCATCGTGCCCGAGGTCGGACCGAACATGAATAGCTGGATCACGGTCAGGCCGAGGAGAATCTTCCACGCTTGGCGTCGGGTGGGACTCATGAGCGTCATCTTGCGCCAATTCGGGGGCGATAAGCGAGCGGTCAAGCCAGCGCTTACATCTCCTCTGCTTCTGGATTCAGGGGGAGACGATCGGACATTTGTGGGCGCGCGGTCTGCAATTACTCGCGCTTTGGGATAAAAGAGTACAAGCGCGAGCACCGGTGGGGTAGCCGCTAGCTAGCAGCCAGAGCGGGGCAATCGAGCTTCATGAGGGATGCTGACGACTTATGCCATCCGATTTATCGCGCCCTGGGCTGGGCGGTCCACGGCTATACCGCGTCAGGCGCCATGCTGGGGCTACTGGCGATCGAATTTTCCGCCACCGGCCGCTTTCGCGCCGCGTTTGTCGCGATGGCGCTGGCGACCGTTATCGACTCCAGCGACGGGCCGCTTGCCCGCGGCTTGCGGCTCCAGCAACTGATCCCTCAATTCGACGGCGCCCTGCTGGACAACCTGGTCGATTATCTCACATATGTGATCGCTCCGGTCTTCTTGATGTTGCGCGCGCAACTAATGCCGGTTGGGTGGGCAGGTTGGCTACTCGCGACGGCGGTGGTGATCTCGAGCGCGTTTGGGTTTAGCCGGGTCAACGCCAAGACCGCCGACAATTATTTTCTGGGCTTTCCTTCCTACTGGAACTTGGTGGCGTTTTATCTTTATTGCTTCGCGTTTAGTCGCACGATTAACGCTGTGATCATGCTAGTCCTGGTAGCTTTGGTGTGGGTGCCGAGCAAGTATATCTACCCCAACCGTACCCTGCGTCTGCGTCGCTTGACCCTTATCCTGGCCGCACTGTGGGCGGTCCTGGTGGCGATTATTTTGTTCGAGCTGCCCCATCCCAAACCATTGCTGGTTTGGTGCTCGTTCGGCTTTATCGGCTACTATCTGGTCATGTCCTGTATTTTCTCGATCCAGGGGCGTCGTGCGCTTGTGCCACCATGAAAGCCGCCAGTGAAAACACGTCTTCCACTGCGTGCAGCCGGCCAGAGTGGCTAGAAGCAATCGCTGGAAAGGGCTCGGTGCTTTTGCTGGCGCCCCATGGCGGACGGGCCGAAGCGACGGCGCACGCGAGCCCCAATCCGCGCATCAACGATCTGCACACGGCGCAGTTTACCCGCGAATTGGCTGGGCGGTTGCAGGCCAGCGCGCTGATTAACCGGGCGATGGATCGTAATCGGCTCGATTGCAACCGTATCGATCAGCTTTTGGCGCGCGCTCCGGTGGTATTGGATCTCCTGGCCGAGGTTTTGGAGCAAATCGTCGCGCGCCAGGGCCACGCCTTGGT containing:
- a CDS encoding LLM class flavin-dependent oxidoreductase; this encodes MQFSVTLDTHIDKWPLARYAEELGFDRVAIPDSEMIWSDPYATLALIAANTSRILIGTGITSPALRIAPVSACAIATINRLAPGRVFFGISTGHTSVRLIGRKPSSLATLREYVRVVRGLLNGEEVNYPYKGEPRLIKFMHLDRHYINLENRIPILIAANGSKAIRLAGELADGWTTSTKNPEIGRHHIAELRAGAQAAGRQLPDDFYFSFQTCACVLRPGESLSSERVINETGSYVTCILHQTYEVWEASGHKEEVVPPFFRAQWDDYLKRVANFSLPPQARFRQIHDGHCTFLQPEERRFVTPEAIRGTCLAGEPDEIISHIRAMEKVGFSGLNLLPAADYQREVFRDFAEQIIPAFR
- a CDS encoding LLM class flavin-dependent oxidoreductase → MQFAIMIDSHIDKWPLIRHAEELGYDRAYVPDSEMIWSDCYAILALAAANTRRIALGTGVSNPGSRLAPVTACAIATINRIAPGRVFLGLGTGHTSMRLVGRPPASLASLREYVRVVRALLDGEEVDYPYQGEPRLIKFMHRDRAYLDLDHRIPIYIAANAAQATELAGEIADGWITHTIAPAVGAAGLRRLQDGARRGARSLPAAFHTTFQTTTCVLRPGESLRSERVIDRTGAHVACVLHIAWELWNKSGRRDETVPPFFASIWEEYVAHVEHMSLPAVARFRQIHEGHCTFVTARERRFITPEAIAAICLVGSAEEIIDRIRAMEQIGFAELHLYPPADCDRAVFEEFARLIMPAFK
- a CDS encoding VOC family protein, with the protein product MANEQGKYDVGGVLMDRPFKIRRLGHFGINLGDLDAGRHFYSELLGFRVSDVIDLSQSPRAQQLGAVKDPRLIFTTYGTDHHAFVIGHHSLMGDARYPEVNTNQITWQLGTLNEVVQAIDYLRKREVPVVRTGRDMPGSNWHVYMKDPDGHTIELYYGMEQVGWNLQSKPREMYYRRFNETPQLPQIGEEIELEEAYQKGINPLSGQRLADSGERKYNVGGVLLPRPFKITRIGPVGLFVKDLAAAEAFYSDILGFIRTEEVNFKGRRCVFMRNGTEHHSLGLFPVELRAGFNLNPRGSLMSFGCEVGSYEQLRNAVRFLKEQGVHFNDTIPPDLYPGIDYAAHALDPEGNCIQLYYYMEQIGWDGKPRPKELRRPVASNWPDHLEALSDTYLDQTFQGPLG
- a CDS encoding MFS transporter; protein product: MSPTRRQAWKILLGLTVIQLFMFGPTSGTMGVFILPFIREFGWSHEQASRIATAYALSMGAAALGSGWLLDHISARWVVALGILSAATGCLLGSHIHALTPLVLCYAMMGVGASFAAWVPIYVLGTSWFPNQRAMAIGIAGMGVAIGMALAPRILTAIIAHTGWRIAMRAVAVPMLLVALPVDLLLISGRPAGEIATRDRPAHELPGLDLGPALRTSAYWLVVAVAFFSALGQGAGYVHAIPFLVGSGYTAGAAASIFGVQAFLSGVGLILAGALADRYGPKLMTALTLTLLALGLLSILAVRDPHWRLAATLAYIVLWGLDMGYRGVLPVLMLEALGPRRFATLSGGFSCADALGHASGPIIAGLLFDLTRSYTLAFELAGGVILLSALLSTLVFPAKWRASASPAVDLAVKTG
- a CDS encoding CDP-alcohol phosphatidyltransferase family protein produces the protein MRDADDLCHPIYRALGWAVHGYTASGAMLGLLAIEFSATGRFRAAFVAMALATVIDSSDGPLARGLRLQQLIPQFDGALLDNLVDYLTYVIAPVFLMLRAQLMPVGWAGWLLATAVVISSAFGFSRVNAKTADNYFLGFPSYWNLVAFYLYCFAFSRTINAVIMLVLVALVWVPSKYIYPNRTLRLRRLTLILAALWAVLVAIILFELPHPKPLLVWCSFGFIGYYLVMSCIFSIQGRRALVPP